From the Ilumatobacteraceae bacterium genome, the window GCAACCGTGGGACCGCGGCAACGGCCGGAAGAACATCATGCGGGCGGTCGATGCCTCACTGCGCCGACTCGACACCGACTACATCGACCTCTACCAGATCCACTTCTACGATCCCGACGTCCACATCGACGAGACCCTCCGGGCGATGGACGACCTCGTGCGATCGGGCAAGGTTCGATACATCGGGTGCTCCAACACGTTGGCGTACCAGCTCGCCAGGGCGATCGGGCGCAGCGAACTCCACGACATCGTGCGGTTCGAGAGCGTGCAACCCCGCTACAACATGCTGTTCCGGGAGAACGAGCGCGAGCTGTTCCCGCTCTGCTCCGAGGAAGGCATCGCGGTCATTCCGTACAACCCGCTCGCCGCAGGCATGCTCACCGGCAAGCATCGCCCGGGCGCTCCGACCGAGGGCACCCGGTTCACGCTCGGGCGGTCGCAAGATCTCTACCAGGGCCGCTACTGGCACGACCGCATGTTCGAGTCGGTCGAAGCGATCCGCGCCGTCGCCGAAGACGCCGCCACCCCGATGACCACACTGGCGATCCAATGGGTGCTGGCCAACCCGACGATCACCGCGCCGATCGTCGGCGCCAGCCGACCCGAACAGCTCGCCGCGTCGGTCGCCGCCGTGGAGACGCCGATCGATCCGGAGGTCAAGCGACAGCTCGACGAGCTGACGGCGGTCTACCGCCAGGGTGACCACGACCGCTGACCCACGCACCGACCGGTGTCGATCGGTCTCGATCGGGGCGTTTGATTGAGCACGCACGCAACCGGGTACCGGTCGCCCGTGCCCGATCACACCGAACGAACCGAACGATCCGACGCGCTGGTGATGCTCGGCCTGACCGGCGACCTGGGTCGCAAGAAGTTGTTCCCTGCGATCTACGAACTGGCCGCCGACGACCGCCTCGATGGCCCCGTGATCGGCGTCGGACGGTCCGACCACACCGACGGCGAGCTCCGCGAGATGTTCGAGGACGTACTCGACGACCACGAGCCGGCGGGCGGAGGCGACGTCGACCCGGACGTCGCCCGGTCCGTCGACCTCACCTATCTCGCCGGCGACTCCACCGAACAGGCGGTGTACGACGAGATGGCCGAGCGGCTGGAAGGACGGCGGCGTCCCCTCGTGTACGCCGCCCTGCCGCCGGATCTGTTCGGCTCGGTCGCCTCGGGGATCGCCGCCGCCGATCTGCCGGACACCACCCGCCTGGTCGTCGAGAAGCCGTTCGGCGACGGGGCCGACGCCGCCCGCGCCCTCTACGCCGAGATCACGAACTCGATCGCGCCCGACCGGCTGTTCATCGTCGACCACTTCCTCGCCAAGGCCGCGATCGAGAACAT encodes:
- a CDS encoding aldo/keto reductase; protein product: MEHVRFGRTGLHVSRLCLGTMTFGFQCDDDTSFAIMDAAYDAGITFFDTADVYPIGGPSEIIGRTEEIMGRWMSRGERTRDDIVLGTKCFGHSGPQPWDRGNGRKNIMRAVDASLRRLDTDYIDLYQIHFYDPDVHIDETLRAMDDLVRSGKVRYIGCSNTLAYQLARAIGRSELHDIVRFESVQPRYNMLFRENERELFPLCSEEGIAVIPYNPLAAGMLTGKHRPGAPTEGTRFTLGRSQDLYQGRYWHDRMFESVEAIRAVAEDAATPMTTLAIQWVLANPTITAPIVGASRPEQLAASVAAVETPIDPEVKRQLDELTAVYRQGDHDR